The sequence below is a genomic window from Bacteroidales bacterium MB20-C3-3.
TTCAGCTGGTTCATATAGCTTAATTCTCTCTCCAAAGTTACTCTTCATTGTGTAAAGACAAGGGCTCATGTCGCACAGAACAGGGTGTTTACCATTTTCAGAGGCTATTCTAAGTGCCTCTTCAAGTTTGTCAGAGGCTAGTTTACCTGCTTCAACAAAGCCTTTGGAAGAGAAGGCCATACCGCAGCATAAAGAATCAAGATCATTTGGATAAATCACCTCCATGCCTGCTCTTTTTATCAGCATATCAGTTACTTTAGTAACTTCCATTGCATCTGCATACTCCTTTGATACCCCCATACTTCTTGTTATACAAGATGGAAAATAGACAACTTTCTGAATATCTGAAGATACATTAGGATGAGTCGGTTTGATTTTTGTTGCACCCTTTGGAAAGTATTCATTCCAGAGCGGGACTAAACCGCCGGTGGCTTTGTGCATACCGGTTGCTACGGCTCCAAAGAGTTTTTTTCCTGTAATAAGCCTCAGATAGTAAAGAGAGCTAAGCCCTATTCTCATTCCAGAAGTGACTCCACCCATACTTGCAGCAATTGATTTTGCAATCTTTTCTGCCCTCTGAGAGTGCCCTTCGTGTCTTAGTTCTTTGACAAGTTTTCCTGTGTCAATTTTTACAGGGCATTTCAGAGCACACAGCCCATCTGTTGCACAGGTGTCCAGCCCGGCATAGCTGTACAGTTTAGAGAGTTCTGCGGCAATATGTGGCTGTTCTCCACTCTTCTCAAGTCTGGATATCTCTCTGTATACTGTGATTCTCTGTCTCGGTGACAGGGTAAATCCTTCAGATACACAGCCACCTTCACAAAATCCGCACTCCATACATTTGTCAACAATCTCTTTTGATTCCGGAAGAGGCTTGAAATTTTTAAGGTGAATCTCAGAATCATCATTAAGTATAACACCGGGGTTGAGAATACCTTTAGGGTCAAAAATTTGTTTTATCTCCTTCATAATGGAGTAAGCCGTTGATCCCCACTCCATCTCAACATACGGTGCCATATTTCTGCCTGTTCCGTGCTCAGCCTTGAGGGAGCCGTCATAGTCGTTAACAACCATCTTTGCAATATCGTCCATAAAGGCTCCATATTTGTCTATATCCTCTTGTTTTGAAAAATCAGGATTAAACATAAAATGAAGATTTCCCTCCAGAGAGTGGCCAAAAATTACAGCTTCAGGATAATTATATTTTTCAAAGAGAGATTGAAGCTGAAGTGTACCTTCGGCAAGTCTTTCAATTGGAAAACAAATATCTTCAATAATTGGGGTTGTGCCACTCTCTCTCATAGCGGCTACTGTAGGAAGAGTCTCTTTTCTTATCTTCCAGAGTGACGCCTGAAGCTTTGGATCTGTTGTAAAAGTAAGGGGAAGCTCTGTGATTATTGAGGAGATGCTATCGGTGATTATTGATACATTCTGTTTAAGAAGCTCTTCATTTTCTGCTCTGGTCTCAACAAGGAGGGCAGCAGCCTTTTCTGAAATAGTCTTAATATAATCCGGTACCCCTTTAGTTGACTGAACAGACCTTACTGCAGCCCTGTCCATTATCTCTGCTGCATTAACCGGTTGTTTTTTAAGAATCTGTACTGCTTTACAAGCACTCTCAATATCCGGATAAATAATTAAAGCAAGAGCTTTGTATTTATGGTCAACAACAGTGTTATATGTGATATCTGAGATAAATCCAAGTGTCCCCTCAGATCCTATCATGAGGTGCTTAATAATATCAATGCCATCAGAATAGTCTGTAAGTGCATTAAGACTATATCCTGTTGTGTTTTTTATTTTGAATTTCTTTATAATCCGGTCGCTTAGCTCTTTATCTGCTTTTACTCTGGCCGATAGCTTCTCAATTCCACCGAGAAGCTCTTTGTGTGTTTTTCTGAAACTGTCACAACTTGATTTATCAGAGGTATCGAGTATTGTTCCATCGTGAAGAACTATTCTAATGTCTGCAATAGTTTTATATGAGTTTTCTGCTGTCCCGCAGCACATTCCAGATGCATTGTTTGCAGCTATTCCTCCTATCATCGCAGCATCTATTGATGCCGGATCGGGACCAATTTTTCTTCCGTATTTTACAAGTCTGTTATTAGCCTGTTGACCGCGAATACCACTCTGAAGCCTGATTTTGGTACCAGAATCAAGTACTGACCAATCTCTCCATCCGTGGGTGGCAACAACCAGCACAGAGTCAGTTATAGCCTGTCCGGACAAAGAGGTTCCCGCAGCCCGGAATG
It includes:
- a CDS encoding FAD-binding and (Fe-S)-binding domain-containing protein → MITGKYQEFYNLLSKAIPAERLLHDSLSTLAFGTDASFYRLIPKLIVKVYNEEEVTATIKIASEMNIPLTFRAAGTSLSGQAITDSVLVVATHGWRDWSVLDSGTKIRLQSGIRGQQANNRLVKYGRKIGPDPASIDAAMIGGIAANNASGMCCGTAENSYKTIADIRIVLHDGTILDTSDKSSCDSFRKTHKELLGGIEKLSARVKADKELSDRIIKKFKIKNTTGYSLNALTDYSDGIDIIKHLMIGSEGTLGFISDITYNTVVDHKYKALALIIYPDIESACKAVQILKKQPVNAAEIMDRAAVRSVQSTKGVPDYIKTISEKAAALLVETRAENEELLKQNVSIITDSISSIITELPLTFTTDPKLQASLWKIRKETLPTVAAMRESGTTPIIEDICFPIERLAEGTLQLQSLFEKYNYPEAVIFGHSLEGNLHFMFNPDFSKQEDIDKYGAFMDDIAKMVVNDYDGSLKAEHGTGRNMAPYVEMEWGSTAYSIMKEIKQIFDPKGILNPGVILNDDSEIHLKNFKPLPESKEIVDKCMECGFCEGGCVSEGFTLSPRQRITVYREISRLEKSGEQPHIAAELSKLYSYAGLDTCATDGLCALKCPVKIDTGKLVKELRHEGHSQRAEKIAKSIAASMGGVTSGMRIGLSSLYYLRLITGKKLFGAVATGMHKATGGLVPLWNEYFPKGATKIKPTHPNVSSDIQKVVYFPSCITRSMGVSKEYADAMEVTKVTDMLIKRAGMEVIYPNDLDSLCCGMAFSSKGFVEAGKLASDKLEEALRIASENGKHPVLCDMSPCLYTMKSNFGERIKLYEPAEFATQFLVDKLKIRKLNRKISLFAVCSAKKMEVEEHLKKLAELCAEEVVVIDSNCCGFAGDRGFLLPELNKHGLRNIKEQSAGCSEGYATSRTCEIGLSKHSGISYKSIFYLLEEATRE